The following coding sequences lie in one Aphelocoma coerulescens isolate FSJ_1873_10779 chromosome 34, UR_Acoe_1.0, whole genome shotgun sequence genomic window:
- the SIRT2 gene encoding NAD-dependent protein deacetylase sirtuin-2 isoform X1, producing the protein MPGKAARSANRGLRLGSLRQSARRARGTPGSVADAGRPRPWRTRTEPGPAGPGRARGAGLPLLRPPSVTPPLSPQFPVPARRRRSRTLSLRPRTPSRALRPTLTVVELLRTLLSRTLGLGGDKPEPVLDELSLQGVSRFLKSDRCKNVVCMVGAGISTSAGIPDFRSPGTGLYSNLQSYNLPYPEAIFEIGFFKKHPEPFFALARELYPGQFKPTVCHYFMRLLQDKGLLLRCYTQNIDTLERVAGLDPELLVEAHGTFFTSHCLRPSCRQPYGLAWMRERIFSSLVPKCEKCQGLVKPDIVFFGENLPSRFFALLESDFEKVDLLLIMGTSLQVQPFASLISRVPTNTPRLLINKEKTGQSDPLMSLMGFGGMDFDSDKAYRDVAWLGDCDSGCLALAELLGWKEDLEELVRREHAAIDAKGEDKDGADPQKHRGDKDKGDPKKSLGDKVKTQRDPEKSLGNKEKTQSDPKKSLGEKAKAQNDPEKPWEGSEDRPHSTGGATQN; encoded by the exons ATGCCGGGAAAAGCGGCGCGCTCCGCCAATCGCGGCCTGCGGCTGGGGTCGCTCCGCCAATcggcgcggcgggcgcggggcacGCCGGGAAGTGTTGCGGACGCGGGCAGGCCGCGCCCATGGCGGACCCGGACGGAaccggggccggcggggccgggacgGGCCCGGGGGGCGGGGCTCCCTCTCCTTCGGCCCCCGTCGGTGAcccccccactgtccccgcAGTTCCCGGTGCCCgcgaggaggaggcggagcagGACGCTGAGTCTCCg GCCTCGGACCCCGAGCCGGGCGCTTCGGCCGACGCTGACAGTGG TGGAGCTGCTGCGGACGCTCCTGTCCCGGACCTTGGGGCTCGGCGGGGACAAACCGGAGCCGGTGCTGGACGAGCTGAGCCTGCAGGGCGTGAGCCGCTTCCTGAAGAGCGACCGCT GTAAGAACGTCGTGTGCATGGTGGGCGCTGGCATCTCCACCT CTGCCGGGATCCCGGATTTCCGCTCCCCCGGCACCGGGCTGTACTCCAACCTGCAGAGCTACAACCTCCCCTATCCcgaggccatctttgagatcgGTTTCTTTAAG aaaCACCCAGAACCCTTTTTCGCCCTCGCCCGTGAGCTCTACCCAGGGCAGTTCAAG CCCACAGTGTGTCACTACTTCATGCGGCTGCTGCAGGACAAAGGGCTCTTGCTGCGCTGCTACACCCAG AACATCGACACTCTGGAGAGGGTGGCGGGGCTGGACCCGGAGCTGCTGGTGGAGGCTCACGGCACCTTCTTCACGTCCCACTGCCTGCGGCCCTCGTGCCGCCAGCCCTACGGCCTGGCCTGGATGAGGG AGcggattttttcctcccttgTTCCTAAATGTGAGAAGTGCCAGGGGCTGGTGAAACCTG aCATCGTGTTTTTTGGGGAGAACCTCCCCTCACGCTTCTTCGCCCTCCTGGAGTCG GACTTTGAAAAAGTCGACCTGCTGCTCATCATGGGCACCTCACTGCAGGTACAGCCCTTCGCCTCCCTCATCAGCAG GGTCCCCACTAACACCCCAAGACTCCTGATCAACAAGGAGAAGACAGGGCAG AGTGACCCCCTGATGTCCCTGATGGGCTTTGGCGGGATGGACTTTGACTCAGACAAGGCCTACAG GGACGTGGCCTGGCTGGGGGACTGTGACAGCGGGTGCCTGGCTCTGGCTGAACTGTTAGGCTGGAAG GAGGACCTCGAGGAGCTGGTGCGGAGGGAACACGCGGCCATTGATGCCAAGGGGGAGGACAAGGACGGGGCGGACCCCCAAAAGCACCGGGGGGACAAGGAcaagggagaccccaaaaagaGCCTGGGGGACAAGGTGAAGACTCAAAGGGATCCCGAAAAGAGCCTGGGGAACAAGGAAAAAACTCAAAGTGACCCCAAGAAGAGCCTGGGGGAGAAGGCCAAGGCTCAAAATGACCCTGAGAAGCCCTGGGAGGGCAGCGAGGACCGTCCCCATAGCACGGGGGGGGCAACCCAAAATTAA
- the SIRT2 gene encoding NAD-dependent protein deacetylase sirtuin-2 isoform X4, whose amino-acid sequence MPGKAARSANRGLRLGSLRQSARRARGTPGSVADAGRPRPWRTRTEPGPAGPGRARGAGLPLLRPPSVTPPLSPQFPVPARRRRSRTLSLRPRTPSRALRPTLTVVELLRTLLSRTLGLGGDKPEPVLDELSLQGVSRFLKSDRCKNVVCMVGAGISTSAGIPDFRSPGTGLYSNLQSYNLPYPEAIFEIGFFKKHPEPFFALARELYPGQFKPTVCHYFMRLLQDKGLLLRCYTQNIDTLERVAGLDPELLVEAHGTFFTSHCLRPSCRQPYGLAWMRERIFSSLVPKCEKCQGLVKPDIVFFGENLPSRFFALLESDFEKVDLLLIMGTSLQVQPFASLISRVPTNTPRLLINKEKTGQGRGLAGGL is encoded by the exons ATGCCGGGAAAAGCGGCGCGCTCCGCCAATCGCGGCCTGCGGCTGGGGTCGCTCCGCCAATcggcgcggcgggcgcggggcacGCCGGGAAGTGTTGCGGACGCGGGCAGGCCGCGCCCATGGCGGACCCGGACGGAaccggggccggcggggccgggacgGGCCCGGGGGGCGGGGCTCCCTCTCCTTCGGCCCCCGTCGGTGAcccccccactgtccccgcAGTTCCCGGTGCCCgcgaggaggaggcggagcagGACGCTGAGTCTCCg GCCTCGGACCCCGAGCCGGGCGCTTCGGCCGACGCTGACAGTGG TGGAGCTGCTGCGGACGCTCCTGTCCCGGACCTTGGGGCTCGGCGGGGACAAACCGGAGCCGGTGCTGGACGAGCTGAGCCTGCAGGGCGTGAGCCGCTTCCTGAAGAGCGACCGCT GTAAGAACGTCGTGTGCATGGTGGGCGCTGGCATCTCCACCT CTGCCGGGATCCCGGATTTCCGCTCCCCCGGCACCGGGCTGTACTCCAACCTGCAGAGCTACAACCTCCCCTATCCcgaggccatctttgagatcgGTTTCTTTAAG aaaCACCCAGAACCCTTTTTCGCCCTCGCCCGTGAGCTCTACCCAGGGCAGTTCAAG CCCACAGTGTGTCACTACTTCATGCGGCTGCTGCAGGACAAAGGGCTCTTGCTGCGCTGCTACACCCAG AACATCGACACTCTGGAGAGGGTGGCGGGGCTGGACCCGGAGCTGCTGGTGGAGGCTCACGGCACCTTCTTCACGTCCCACTGCCTGCGGCCCTCGTGCCGCCAGCCCTACGGCCTGGCCTGGATGAGGG AGcggattttttcctcccttgTTCCTAAATGTGAGAAGTGCCAGGGGCTGGTGAAACCTG aCATCGTGTTTTTTGGGGAGAACCTCCCCTCACGCTTCTTCGCCCTCCTGGAGTCG GACTTTGAAAAAGTCGACCTGCTGCTCATCATGGGCACCTCACTGCAGGTACAGCCCTTCGCCTCCCTCATCAGCAG GGTCCCCACTAACACCCCAAGACTCCTGATCAACAAGGAGAAGACAGGGCAG GGACGTGGCCTGGCTGGGGGACTGTGA
- the SIRT2 gene encoding NAD-dependent protein deacetylase sirtuin-2 isoform X3 → MPGKAARSANRGLRLGSLRQSARRARGTPGSVADAGRPRPWRTRTEPGPAGPGRARGAGLPLLRPPSVTPPLSPQFPVPARRRRSRTLSLRPRTPSRALRPTLTVVELLRTLLSRTLGLGGDKPEPVLDELSLQGVSRFLKSDRCKNVVCMVGAGISTSHSVSLLHAAAAGQRALAALLHPERIFSSLVPKCEKCQGLVKPDIVFFGENLPSRFFALLESDFEKVDLLLIMGTSLQVQPFASLISRVPTNTPRLLINKEKTGQSDPLMSLMGFGGMDFDSDKAYRDVAWLGDCDSGCLALAELLGWKEDLEELVRREHAAIDAKGEDKDGADPQKHRGDKDKGDPKKSLGDKVKTQRDPEKSLGNKEKTQSDPKKSLGEKAKAQNDPEKPWEGSEDRPHSTGGATQN, encoded by the exons ATGCCGGGAAAAGCGGCGCGCTCCGCCAATCGCGGCCTGCGGCTGGGGTCGCTCCGCCAATcggcgcggcgggcgcggggcacGCCGGGAAGTGTTGCGGACGCGGGCAGGCCGCGCCCATGGCGGACCCGGACGGAaccggggccggcggggccgggacgGGCCCGGGGGGCGGGGCTCCCTCTCCTTCGGCCCCCGTCGGTGAcccccccactgtccccgcAGTTCCCGGTGCCCgcgaggaggaggcggagcagGACGCTGAGTCTCCg GCCTCGGACCCCGAGCCGGGCGCTTCGGCCGACGCTGACAGTGG TGGAGCTGCTGCGGACGCTCCTGTCCCGGACCTTGGGGCTCGGCGGGGACAAACCGGAGCCGGTGCTGGACGAGCTGAGCCTGCAGGGCGTGAGCCGCTTCCTGAAGAGCGACCGCT GTAAGAACGTCGTGTGCATGGTGGGCGCTGGCATCTCCACCT CCCACAGTGTGTCACTACTTCATGCGGCTGCTGCAGGACAAAGGGCTCTTGCTGCGCTGCTACACCCAG AGcggattttttcctcccttgTTCCTAAATGTGAGAAGTGCCAGGGGCTGGTGAAACCTG aCATCGTGTTTTTTGGGGAGAACCTCCCCTCACGCTTCTTCGCCCTCCTGGAGTCG GACTTTGAAAAAGTCGACCTGCTGCTCATCATGGGCACCTCACTGCAGGTACAGCCCTTCGCCTCCCTCATCAGCAG GGTCCCCACTAACACCCCAAGACTCCTGATCAACAAGGAGAAGACAGGGCAG AGTGACCCCCTGATGTCCCTGATGGGCTTTGGCGGGATGGACTTTGACTCAGACAAGGCCTACAG GGACGTGGCCTGGCTGGGGGACTGTGACAGCGGGTGCCTGGCTCTGGCTGAACTGTTAGGCTGGAAG GAGGACCTCGAGGAGCTGGTGCGGAGGGAACACGCGGCCATTGATGCCAAGGGGGAGGACAAGGACGGGGCGGACCCCCAAAAGCACCGGGGGGACAAGGAcaagggagaccccaaaaagaGCCTGGGGGACAAGGTGAAGACTCAAAGGGATCCCGAAAAGAGCCTGGGGAACAAGGAAAAAACTCAAAGTGACCCCAAGAAGAGCCTGGGGGAGAAGGCCAAGGCTCAAAATGACCCTGAGAAGCCCTGGGAGGGCAGCGAGGACCGTCCCCATAGCACGGGGGGGGCAACCCAAAATTAA
- the SIRT2 gene encoding NAD-dependent protein deacetylase sirtuin-2 isoform X2: MADPDGTGAGGAGTGPGGGAPSPSAPVGDPPTVPAVPGAREEEAEQDAESPASDPEPGASADADMELLRTLLSRTLGLGGDKPEPVLDELSLQGVSRFLKSDRCKNVVCMVGAGISTSAGIPDFRSPGTGLYSNLQSYNLPYPEAIFEIGFFKKHPEPFFALARELYPGQFKPTVCHYFMRLLQDKGLLLRCYTQNIDTLERVAGLDPELLVEAHGTFFTSHCLRPSCRQPYGLAWMRERIFSSLVPKCEKCQGLVKPDIVFFGENLPSRFFALLESDFEKVDLLLIMGTSLQVQPFASLISRVPTNTPRLLINKEKTGQSDPLMSLMGFGGMDFDSDKAYRDVAWLGDCDSGCLALAELLGWKEDLEELVRREHAAIDAKGEDKDGADPQKHRGDKDKGDPKKSLGDKVKTQRDPEKSLGNKEKTQSDPKKSLGEKAKAQNDPEKPWEGSEDRPHSTGGATQN, encoded by the exons ATGGCGGACCCGGACGGAaccggggccggcggggccgggacgGGCCCGGGGGGCGGGGCTCCCTCTCCTTCGGCCCCCGTCGGTGAcccccccactgtccccgcAGTTCCCGGTGCCCgcgaggaggaggcggagcagGACGCTGAGTCTCCg GCCTCGGACCCCGAGCCGGGCGCTTCGGCCGACGCTGACA TGGAGCTGCTGCGGACGCTCCTGTCCCGGACCTTGGGGCTCGGCGGGGACAAACCGGAGCCGGTGCTGGACGAGCTGAGCCTGCAGGGCGTGAGCCGCTTCCTGAAGAGCGACCGCT GTAAGAACGTCGTGTGCATGGTGGGCGCTGGCATCTCCACCT CTGCCGGGATCCCGGATTTCCGCTCCCCCGGCACCGGGCTGTACTCCAACCTGCAGAGCTACAACCTCCCCTATCCcgaggccatctttgagatcgGTTTCTTTAAG aaaCACCCAGAACCCTTTTTCGCCCTCGCCCGTGAGCTCTACCCAGGGCAGTTCAAG CCCACAGTGTGTCACTACTTCATGCGGCTGCTGCAGGACAAAGGGCTCTTGCTGCGCTGCTACACCCAG AACATCGACACTCTGGAGAGGGTGGCGGGGCTGGACCCGGAGCTGCTGGTGGAGGCTCACGGCACCTTCTTCACGTCCCACTGCCTGCGGCCCTCGTGCCGCCAGCCCTACGGCCTGGCCTGGATGAGGG AGcggattttttcctcccttgTTCCTAAATGTGAGAAGTGCCAGGGGCTGGTGAAACCTG aCATCGTGTTTTTTGGGGAGAACCTCCCCTCACGCTTCTTCGCCCTCCTGGAGTCG GACTTTGAAAAAGTCGACCTGCTGCTCATCATGGGCACCTCACTGCAGGTACAGCCCTTCGCCTCCCTCATCAGCAG GGTCCCCACTAACACCCCAAGACTCCTGATCAACAAGGAGAAGACAGGGCAG AGTGACCCCCTGATGTCCCTGATGGGCTTTGGCGGGATGGACTTTGACTCAGACAAGGCCTACAG GGACGTGGCCTGGCTGGGGGACTGTGACAGCGGGTGCCTGGCTCTGGCTGAACTGTTAGGCTGGAAG GAGGACCTCGAGGAGCTGGTGCGGAGGGAACACGCGGCCATTGATGCCAAGGGGGAGGACAAGGACGGGGCGGACCCCCAAAAGCACCGGGGGGACAAGGAcaagggagaccccaaaaagaGCCTGGGGGACAAGGTGAAGACTCAAAGGGATCCCGAAAAGAGCCTGGGGAACAAGGAAAAAACTCAAAGTGACCCCAAGAAGAGCCTGGGGGAGAAGGCCAAGGCTCAAAATGACCCTGAGAAGCCCTGGGAGGGCAGCGAGGACCGTCCCCATAGCACGGGGGGGGCAACCCAAAATTAA